From Vanrija pseudolonga chromosome 1, complete sequence, a single genomic window includes:
- the MYC gene encoding Viral myc transforming protein: MSLSSIASPHFPPANLEGLDESSDRSSSGHDRGSTTTQHQPDYTQKSVEHDGTHFQTASTFAPLPPLGITQDFTAVKMEPIDPNNPSNHDTMPPQIAPPFGAPAFGATGAPFNNPYMVPAANPFAQSTSPPQTAPRLFHPSQYQGKYTTTDRSELTPTAMPMTSLAFSNPPLPPTPDTAVHSFSPPSMNAFGTHLPQLDFSPNTTMSPQLISPVSQLSSQLSDLSPSTNSPWLYSPAYFTSSTPSQTAALPQTTPPPGAGMGFVNGFPYPVPARPALRVLGRKSTRGVGTDSPHSPRRPDDDDDEELVDIDEAQQRSGGGSIGGGSLGFTPVVTDQNERIVIPARREEVRNARIESEQKRRLTEVWQRRRNELREGFERLRDVLPPSNQRVSKALLLDRGVAHIQSLDSANRYLSVELETARKEAEDLRRMNHQLAQSLAARTRTATPVQ; encoded by the exons ATGAGCCTGTCGTCGATAGCGTCCCCACACTTCCCTCCCGCCAACCTAGAAGGACTAGACGAGTCGTCGGACAGAAGTAGCAGCGGTCACG ATAGaggcagcaccaccacccagcaccaACCCGACTACACACAGAAGTCTGTGGAGCACGACGGCACCCACTTCCAAACCGCAAGCACCTTCGCCCCTCTACCACCCCTAGGCATTACTCAAGACTTCACAGCAGTCAAGATGGAGCCCATCGACCCCAACAACCCAAGTA ACCACGACACCATGCCGCCCCAGATCGCACCACCATTCGGTGCCCCCGCGTTCGGAGCCACGGGCGCCCCATTCAACAACCCGTACATGGTCCCTGCCGCCAACCCGTTCGCCCAGTCGACGAGTCCGCCACAGACTGCGCCCCGCCTGTTCCACCCCAGCCAGTATCAGGGCAAGTACACAACCACAGACAGATCCGAGCTAACCCCCACAGCCATGCCGATGACCAGCCTCGCCTTTAGCAACCCTCCGCTGCCGCCTACTCCCGACACTGCGGTTCACTCCTTCTCGCCTCCGTCGATGAACGCCTTTGGCACCCATCTACCCCAGCTCGACTTCTCGCCCAACACGACCATGTCGCCGCAGCTCATCAGCCCCGTCAGCCAACTCAGTAGCCAGCTGTCGGATCTGTCGCCTAGCACCAACTCGCCGTGGCTATACTCGCCCGCCTACTTCACCTCCAGCACGCCCAGCCAGACAGCCGCCCTGCCCCAGACTACCCCGCCACCAGGCGCCGGCATGGGCTTTGTCAACGGCTTTCCCTACCCTGTCCCGGCGCGTCCGGCTTTACGCGTGCTCGGTCGGAAGAGCACGCGCGGGGTTGGAACCGATTCGCCACACTCGCCTCGCaggcccgacgacgacgacgacgaggagctaGTTGACATTGACGAAGCCCAGCAgcgcagtggcggcggcagcatcGGCGGCGGTAGCCTAGGCTTCACGCCCGTGGTTAC CGATCAGAACGAACGCATCGTCATCCCGGCCCGCCGCGAAGAAGTCCGCAACGCGCGCATCGAGAGTGAGCAG AAACGACGGCTGACCGAGGTctggcagcgccggcgcaaCGAGCTGCGCGAAGGGTTTGAGCGTCTGCGCGATGTGCTGCCGCCGTCCAACCAGCGCGTGTCCAAGGCGCTCCTACTTGACCGCG GCGTCGCGCACATCcagtcgctcgactcggcgaaTCGCTATCTctcggtcgagctcgagaccgCCAGGAAGGAAGCGGAGGATCTCCGCCG CATGAACCACCAGCTGGCCCAGTCGCTGGCTGCGCGCACACGCACCGCGACCCCCGTGCAGTAG
- the NPC2_1 gene encoding Phosphatidylglycerol/phosphatidylinositol transfer protein: MTGDTGDGLSDFRMPRQGGREGRQLPYEASAERLSLVSWIQLTPDPPQRGKELTVSFRTTVSEVLDEGAYADVAVNIGLVKVLRKQYDLCEEARNLNTSIQCPAQQGEYYVEHTFDLAKTIPEAKFNIKVRGFTVKEEPLVCLDLVVDFIRRHD; this comes from the exons ATGACAGGTGACACTGGCGACGGGTTGTCCGATTTCCGCATGCCGCGGCAAGGTGGACGCGAAGGGCGCCAGTTGCCATACGAGGCAAGCGCAGAGCGTTTAAG TTTGGTCAGTTGGATCCAGCTCACGCCCGACCCGCCGCAGCGCGGCAAGGAGCTCACCGTGTCGTTCCGCACCACTGTGAGCGAAgtgctcgacgagggtgCATACGCCGACGTGGCGGTCAacatcggcctcgtcaaggtGTTGCGGAAGCAATACGACTTGTGCGAGGAGGC TCGCAACCTCAACACTAGCATCCAGTGCCCCGCCCAGCAGGGCGAGTACTACGTCGAGCACACTTTTGACCTGGCCAAGACTATTCCCGAGGCCAAGTTTAACATCAAAGTCCGCGGCTTCACTGTCAAGGAGGAGCCCCTTGTCTGCCTCGACTtggtcgtcgacttt ATCAGGCGTCACGATTAA
- the NPC2_1 gene encoding Phosphatidylglycerol/phosphatidylinositol transfer protein has product MSSASRNAAPPAQEPPRHRPLSIVQSRACGPPRRQATRVGPATLQRDAEIAETPTRADSNTDPPAARVSCVDPKPPATTSCASARAMSTFRNRYHRGKELTVSFRTTVSEVLDEGAYADVAVNIGLVKVLRKQYDLCEEARNLNTSIQCPAQQGEYYVEHTFDLAKTIPEAKFNIKVRGFTVKEEPLVCLDLVVDFIRRHD; this is encoded by the exons ATGTCCAGCGCATCACGGAACgccgcccctcccgcccAAGAACCCcctcgccatcgtcctcTCAGCATTGTTcagtcgcgcgcgtgcgggcctcctcgccgacaagctACAAGGGTTGGGCCGGCCACACTGCAACGAGACGCCGAGATCGCCGAGACGCCGACACGTGCCGACAGCAACACTGACCCGCCTGCAGCACGGGTCAGCTGCGTCGACCCCAAGCCGCCCGCTACCACGTcctgcgccagcgcccgcGCCATGTCAACGTTTCGTAATCGCTACCAC CGCGGCAAGGAGCTCACCGTGTCGTTCCGCACCACTGTGAGCGAAgtgctcgacgagggtgCATACGCCGACGTGGCGGTCAacatcggcctcgtcaaggtGTTGCGGAAGCAATACGACTTGTGCGAGGAGGC TCGCAACCTCAACACTAGCATCCAGTGCCCCGCCCAGCAGGGCGAGTACTACGTCGAGCACACTTTTGACCTGGCCAAGACTATTCCCGAGGCCAAGTTTAACATCAAAGTCCGCGGCTTCACTGTCAAGGAGGAGCCCCTTGTCTGCCTCGACTtggtcgtcgacttt ATCAGGCGTCACGATTAA
- the NPC2_2 gene encoding Phosphatidylglycerol/phosphatidylinositol transfer protein, with product MRLAAAPLLALLSLASARFVFDDPFQGKIVPRGLPVVDGEGEVGTLSSWRWSDCGLPSDAITIESISVSPDPPEPGKNLTVTVEATANEVVEEGAYADVTVKLGLIKLLQKRFDVCEEARNANASVQCPVQPGQYTVVQTVELPEEIPKAKFVVNIRGYTVDEDDLACLDLVVDFVTTPA from the exons atgcgcctcgctgccgccccgctgctcgcgctcctctcgctcgcgtccGCGCGCTTCGTGTTCGACGACCCCTTCCAGGGCAAGATTGTACCCCGCGGcctgcccgtcgtcgacggcgagggcgaggtcggcacGCTGTCGTCCTGGAGGTGGTCCGACTGCG GCCTCCCCTCGGACGCGAT CACCATCGAGTCCATCTCCGTGTCCCCTGACCCGCCCGAGCCGGGAAAGAACCTCACGGTCACGGTCGAGGCCACTGCCaacgaggtggtcgaggagggcgctTATGCCGACGTGACGGTCAAGCTTGGGTTGATCAAGTTGCTCCAGAAGCGGTTTGACGTGTGCGAGGAGGC ccGCAACGCCAACGCATCCGTCCAGTGCCCCGTCCAGCCAGGCCAGTACACCGTCGTCCAGACGGTCGAGCTCCCCGAGGAGATCCCCAAGGCCAAGTTTGTCGTCAACATCCGCGGATacacggtcgacgaggacgatcTTGCGTgtctcgacctcgttgtGGACTTT GTCACTACCCCCGCTTAG
- the glpK_2 gene encoding Glycerol kinase, giving the protein MVLPAPLHDDSALAESPHSSPFPSPHPSRRPSMVAPRPVPHHSASSLSRRSSLASGPRPITRAEYSGDATPSLLSRAGSPVQPLANEKVQSRKSSFVGQHPGHVHLGGLGGLGGFSALDTRRELRHGSFIGSVDCGTTSTRFIIFDEQAKIITEHQTEYPQILPHAGWHEQNPIDLMDSVREVINNAVEKLEWMGWHRDSVKGIGITNQRETTVAWSKSTGQPLCNAIVWDDTRTVTVVRQFEDKLEAQGIAVEGADGKTKKATGRDALVNITGIPLSTYFSAVKLRWMLEHHKDVADAHERDDLLFGTVDSWFVYNLTGGVNGGIHIMDVTNASRTLLLELKTLKFHKSLLDFFGFRESILPKIVSSAEVYGEIAASMETTLTGVPIAGIAGDQQAALVGNKCFRRGEAKNTYGTGSFVLFNTGEEVVLSKNGLITTVGYQAGPNSKPVYALEGSIAVAGSAIKWYVGRMLRDQVNLIQESSDMDMLAGSVADTGGVYFVTAFAGLLAPYWDRSATGTLIGLTLYSTSAHIARATLEAMAFQSRAVLDVIENESGTKLEMLKVDGGVTNSDLAMQIQANIGGFKVCRPSMRESTALGAALLAGHALGLFGWDLNKPETLKDVNTADTYIFEPEIDAKTRRRMIRGWDRAVERARAWRDADNERELEEQEAEFEREEGLETLDGLA; this is encoded by the exons ATGGTACTCCCTGCACCATTGCACGACGactcggccctcgccgagtcgCCTCACAGCTCTCCGTTCCCCTCGCCCCACCCGTCCCGCCGCCCGTCAATGGTCGCCCCGCGCCCAGTCCCGCACcacagcgcgtcgtcgctctcgcggcggtcgtcgctcgcgtccgGCCCGCGCCCCATCACACGCGCAGAGTACTCGGGCGACGCTAccccgtcgctgctgtcgcgtGCTGGCTCGCCCGTCCAGCCGCTCGCCAACGAAAAGGTCCAGAGCAGGAAGAGCAGCTTTGTGGGCCAGCATCCCGGCCATGTGCACCTcggcggcttgggcggccttggcggctTCTCGGCCCTCGACACGCGACGAGAGCTCCGCCACGGCAGCTTTATTGGCAGTGTGGACTGCGGAACGAC CTCGACCCGGTTCATCATCTTTGACGAGCAGGCAAAGATCATCACAGAGCACCAGACAGAGTACCCCCAGATTCTGCCCCATGCCGGGTGGCACGAGCAGAACCCGATCGACCTGATGGACAGCGTGCGCGAGGTGATCAACAATGCggtcgagaagctcgagtGGATGGGGTGGCATCGTGACAGTGTCAAGGGCATTGGCATCACCAACCAGCGTGAGACGACGGTCGCGTGGTCCAAGTCGACTGGACAGCCGTTGTGCAATGCGATTGTGTGGGACGACACGCGCACAGTGACGGTTGTTCGTCAGTTtgaggacaagctcgaggcgcagggtattgccgtcgagggcgccgatGGCAAGACCAAGAAGGCCACTGGGCGTGATGCGCTCGTCAACAT CACTGGTATCCCCCTTTCCACGTACTTCTCCGCGGTCAAGCTGCGCTGGATGCTGGAGCACCACAAGGATGTGGCCGACGCCcatgagcgcgacgacttGCTGTTCGGCACCGTCGACAGCTGGTTTGTCTAC AACCTCACAGGCGGTGTCAACGGCGGCATCCACATCATGGACGTGACCAACGCCTCGCGCACGTTACTGCTCGAGCTAAAGACGCTCAAGTTCCACAAGAGCCTGCTCGACTTCTTTGGCTTCAGGGAGTCGATCCTGCCCAAGATTGTCTCGTCGGCAGAGGTGTACGGCGAGATTGCCGCGTCCATGGAGACGACCCTCACCGGCGTCCCTATCGCCGGTATCGCTGGCGACCagcaggccgcgctcgtcggcaacaaGTGCTTCCGCCGCGGTGAGGCCAAGAACACATACGGCACGGGCAGCTTTGTGCTCTTCAacacgggcgaggaggtcgtctTGTCCAAGAACGGTCTCATCACGACCGTTGGCTACCAAGCCGGGCCAAACTCCAAGCCCGTTTACGCGCTCGAGGGTTCTATTGCTGTCGCAGGCTCGGCAATCAAGTGGTATGTGGGGCGCAT GCTCCGAGACCAGGTCAACCTCATCCAGGAATCCAGCGACATGGACATGCTCGCCGGGTCAGTGGCCGACACTGGCGGTGTCTACTTTGTGACTGCCTTTGctggcctcctcgccccgtACTGGGACCGGTCGGCTACAGGAACGCTCATCGGCCTCACACTGTACAGCACGTCTGCGCACATTGCCCGTGCGACACTCGAGGCCATGGCGTTCCAGTCTCGTGCGGTGCTCGACGTCATTGAGAACGAGAGCGGGACCAAGCTCGAAATGCTCAAggttgacggcggcgtgacCAACTCTGATCTCGCGATGCAGATCCAGGCGAAT ATCGGCGGGTTCAAGGTCTGCAGACCGTCTATGCGCGAGTCTACGGCGCTGGGTGCGGCCCTGCTCGCAGGCCACGCACTGGGCCTGTTTGGGTGGGACCTGAACAAGCCTgagacgctcaaggacgtcaaCACGGCCGACACGTACATCTTTGAGCCCGAGATTGACGCGAAGACGAGACGGCGGATGATCCGCGGCTGGGATCGCGCGGTGGAGCGTGCCCGGGCGTGGCGGGACGCGGACAATGAGCGCGAGttggaggagcaggaggcagagtttgagcgcgaggaggggcTGGAGACGCTGGACGGGCTGGCGTAG
- the CXT1_6 gene encoding Beta-1,2-xylosyltransferase 1, with protein sequence MPPKRAFYIAQDTPNVSPKLGPVNSPPQGMFPLSAVAGGSSSSSRSLPAPGAMSMPRRIRRPKKILFVLGILVLLYWFGIRHGFAGDTATPPSPLGFVPGSGHRIRPRTMQFLKNGLAEILPLRRGSRPEHPFYELMEKGEEQWRTIRERQSRSLDDAIKQYKFRYNIDPPAGFDAWFAWARERGVELVDEYDLMMRDILAHHALEPAEFVNRSASLEGTKHSYTLDITREGVNVTGDRATASRPKHLAAFIEGFKDTLPQGFHLRITGSDHDMSGVVLGKDQRRRAMELVRKKQHFTPEELETLESPGRTPAWGWFSCPLDSPANAIPNAENILPDENAPKSFVWDHLATMDFCEFPELKRLHGAFVDRNDRSPSILKPWLVHSKLPGDASLLIPPIDGYTNTTHKDIDKLGTWDDKLDPRVHWRGQSTGGYDTQIDWRQSHRMRLHFMFNGKQGGDAEWEETTANVLVPDGYGGYEKVARKLPQLSKAYADVKLTGKPIQCPNDEVCAEIAEEVEFGQALPAKNSWMFRYMLDVDGNGWSERFFRLLSSASPVLKMTIFADWEMVMPWYHYIPIRADYSDAWDVLAFFIGPIRPDGTVDHSKGHDYLGKKIGLAGQEFALSHWRWVDMQAYMYRLLLELHRLHSLDRAAASYQRKV encoded by the exons ATGCCACCAAAACGAGCATTCTACATCGCTCAAGATACACCCAATGTCAGCCCAAAGCTAGGTCCCGTCAACTCTCCACCACAAGGCATGTTCCCCCTCTCGGCCGTCgcaggcggcagcagcagcagctcgaggtcgcTCCCTGCGCCCGGCGCAATGTCCATGCCTAGACGGATCAGGCGCCCAAAGAAGATTCTCTTTGTGCTCGGCATTCTCGTGCTGCTTTATTGGTTCGGCATCAGGCATGGGTTTGcgggcgacacggcgacacCTCCATCGCCATTAGGCTTTGTGCCCGGCAGCGGCCACCGCATCCGGCCTCGCACGATGCAGTTTTTGAAGAATGGTCTCGCCGAGATCTTACCCCTCCGACGAGGATCACGACCGGAACACCCGTTCTACGAGCTCATGGAGAAGGGAGAGGAGCAATGGCGCACCATCCGCGAGCGACAGTCGCGctccctcgacgacgccatcAAGCAGTACAAGTTTCGGTACAACATCGACCCTCCGGCCGGCTTTGACGCGTGGTTTGCGtgggcgcgcgagcgtggagtcgagctcgtcgacgagtaTGACCTCATGATGCGCGACATTCTTGCCCaccacgccctcgagccAGCAGAGTTTGTGAACCGCTCCGCCAGCCTCGAGGGCACCAAGCACTCGTACACGCTCGACATTACCCGCGAAGGCGTCAATGTCACTGGCGACCGTGCTACCGCGTCGCGCCCAAAGCACCTCGCCGCGTTCATCGAAGGTTTCAAGGACACGCTGCCGCAGGGGTTCCATCTGCGTATCACCGGATCCGACCACGACATGAGTGGCGTTGTTCTTGGCAAGGATCAGCGTAGGAGAGCGATGGAGCTTGTGCGCAAGAAGCAAC ACTTTACACCagaggagctcgagacgtTGGAGAGCCCGGGTAGAACACCTGCGTGGGGCTGGTTT TCCTGCCCATTGGATTCGCCGGCCAATGCTATTCCTAACGCTGAGAACATTTTGCCAGACGAGAATGCGC CCAAATCGTTTGTCTGGGACCACCTCGCTACAATGGACTTTTGCGAGTTCCCGGAGCTCAAGCGTCTGCACGGTGCCTT TGTGGACCGCAACGACCGATCGCCCTCGATTTTGAAGCCATGGCTCGTGCATTCCAAGCTTCCTGGCGACGCGTCGCTCCTCATTCCCCCGATTGACGGATACACCAACACGACGCACAAGGACATTGACAAGCTCGGAACATGGGATGACAAGCTCGACCCGCGTGTGCACTGGCGAGGCCAGTCGACTGGAGGTTACGACACACAGATCGACTGGCGCCAGTCGCACCGCATGCGCCTGCACTTCATGTTCAACGGCAAGCAGGGAGGTGAcgccgagtgggaggagACGACAGCCAACGTGCTCGTGCCCGACGGCTATGGCGGCTACGAAAAGGTTGCGCGCAAGCTGCCGCAGCTGTCCAAGGCATACGCCGATGTCAAGCTCACCGGCAAGCCGATCCAGTGCCCCAACGACGAGGTGTGCGCAGAGattgccgaggaggtcgagttTGGCCAGGCGCTGCCCGCCAAGAACTCTTGGATGTTCCGCTACATGCTCGACGTTGACGGCAACGGATGGTCGGAGCGGTTCTTCCGGCTGCTGTCGAGTGCGAGCCCTGTTCTCAAGATGACCATCTTTGCAGACTGGGAGATGGTGA TGCCATGGTATCACTACATTCCCATTCGTGCCGACTATTCTGATGCCTGGGACGTGTTGGCCTTCTTTATCGGCCCAATTCGGCCAGACGGCACTGTGGACCACTCGAAAGGGCATGAT TACCTCGGCAAGAAGATTGGCCTCGCAGGGCAGGAGTTTGCGCTGAGCCACTGGCGATGGGTCGACATGCAGGCATAC ATGTACCGGCTACTGCTCGAGCTGCATCGCCTTCACTCTCTcgaccgcgcggcggcgagttaTCAGCGCAAGGTTTAG
- the SPBC365.04c_2 gene encoding putative RNA-binding protein, with the protein MSATLTKKQQKALAFRSKQKAKAKGLPEPEDVPEADLEGGEGGEGEGADDEPAVATASTSTKRKRGDEDDTAETKKKDSRAKGKGKKTAWDEDEEGEGDKRKSKKEIKQRFILFVGNLGFKTTADEVRAHFKEAAGRIPSVRLLTDKASGKSRGIAFVELATGTEMQACLRLHETKLNQRAINVELTAGGGGKSAARKGKIEERNKRMGGQRERRAEREKEAGGGDAGAEGEATEAGAGAETGAPEDAGGDANGEFKMRNGRRVRVKPKDDSRPAKRARGDDGGRGGFGGGRGGGRGGFSRPKWTPTGANALAVGQ; encoded by the exons atgtcgGCAACACTCACCAAGAAGCAGCAAAAGGCGCTCGCATTCCGCAGCAAGCAaaaggccaaggccaagggcctccccgagcccgaggacgtgCCCGAGGCGGACCTggaggggggcgagggcggtgagggcgagggcgccgacgacgaaccagccgtcgcgacggcgtcgacttcGACCAAGCGGAaacgcggcgacgaggacgacaccgccgagacgaagaagaaggacagCAGagccaagggcaaggggaAGAAGACTGCatgggacgaggacgaggagggcgagggcgacaagaGGAAGAGCAAAAAGGAGATCAAGCAGCGGTTTATCCTGTTTGTCG GCAACCTGGGCTTCAAgacgacggccgacgaggtccgCGCGCACTTCAAAGAGGCGGCCGGGCGCATCCCCAGCGTGCGCCTGCTGACCGACAAGGCAAGCGGCAAGTCGCGCGGCATCGCGTtcgtcgagctggcgacCGGCACCGAGATGCAGGCGTGTCTGAGGCTACACGAGACCAAGCTCAACCAGCGCGCGATCAACGTCGAGCTcacggccggcggcggcggcaagagcgcggcgcgcaagggcaagattGAGGAGCGCAACAAGCGCATGGGCGGGCAGAGGGAGCGCCGGGCCGAGcgggagaaggaggccggcgggggcgacgccggcgccgagggcgaggccaccgaggctggcgctggcgccgagacCGGTGCCCCCGAGGACGCGGGCGGtgacgccaacggcgagtTCAAGATGCGTAAtggccgccgcgtgcgcgtcaAGCCAAAG GACGACTCGCGCCCAgccaagcgcgcgcgtggaGACGacggaggtcgaggcgggttcggaggcgggcgcggaggaggccgcggagGGTTCTCGCGGCCCAAGTGGACGCCTACGGGCGCCAACGCGCTCGCTGTGGGACAGTAG
- the SPBC365.04c_2 gene encoding putative RNA-binding protein produces the protein MWLSKDLCGGCIVAAFKQKAKAKGLPEPEDVPEADLEGGEGGEGEGADDEPAVATASTSTKRKRGDEDDTAETKKKDSRAKGKGKKTAWDEDEEGEGDKRKSKKEIKQRFILFVGNLGFKTTADEVRAHFKEAAGRIPSVRLLTDKASGKSRGIAFVELATGTEMQACLRLHETKLNQRAINVELTAGGGGKSAARKGKIEERNKRMGGQRERRAEREKEAGGGDAGAEGEATEAGAGAETGAPEDAGGDANGEFKMRNGRRVRVKPKDDSRPAKRARGDDGGRGGFGGGRGGGRGGFSRPKWTPTGANALAVGQ, from the exons ATGTGGCTCTCAAAGGACCTGTGCGGTGGTTGCATCGTCGCAGCATT CAAGCAaaaggccaaggccaagggcctccccgagcccgaggacgtgCCCGAGGCGGACCTggaggggggcgagggcggtgagggcgagggcgccgacgacgaaccagccgtcgcgacggcgtcgacttcGACCAAGCGGAaacgcggcgacgaggacgacaccgccgagacgaagaagaaggacagCAGagccaagggcaaggggaAGAAGACTGCatgggacgaggacgaggagggcgagggcgacaagaGGAAGAGCAAAAAGGAGATCAAGCAGCGGTTTATCCTGTTTGTCG GCAACCTGGGCTTCAAgacgacggccgacgaggtccgCGCGCACTTCAAAGAGGCGGCCGGGCGCATCCCCAGCGTGCGCCTGCTGACCGACAAGGCAAGCGGCAAGTCGCGCGGCATCGCGTtcgtcgagctggcgacCGGCACCGAGATGCAGGCGTGTCTGAGGCTACACGAGACCAAGCTCAACCAGCGCGCGATCAACGTCGAGCTcacggccggcggcggcggcaagagcgcggcgcgcaagggcaagattGAGGAGCGCAACAAGCGCATGGGCGGGCAGAGGGAGCGCCGGGCCGAGcgggagaaggaggccggcgggggcgacgccggcgccgagggcgaggccaccgaggctggcgctggcgccgagacCGGTGCCCCCGAGGACGCGGGCGGtgacgccaacggcgagtTCAAGATGCGTAAtggccgccgcgtgcgcgtcaAGCCAAAG GACGACTCGCGCCCAgccaagcgcgcgcgtggaGACGacggaggtcgaggcgggttcggaggcgggcgcggaggaggccgcggagGGTTCTCGCGGCCCAAGTGGACGCCTACGGGCGCCAACGCGCTCGCTGTGGGACAGTAG
- the SPBC365.04c_2 gene encoding Ubiquitin-conjugating enzyme E2 4 produces MSSAGTRRIQKELSELLKTPLEGISVAPNGDNIHTWKVVIKGPAGTPYAGGKFGLTVEFGDSFPFKPPTVTFSTKIYHTNVDTDGNICIAVLKPDVWKPATKIASVLLAIQDLLDTPNPDDPLVASIADQYRNDRKAFDQKATEYTKKYAV; encoded by the exons aTGTCTTCAGCAGGGACCCGGCGTATCCAGAAG GAGCTGAGCGAGCTGCTCAAGACGCCCCTGGAAGGCATTTCGGTAGCGCCCAACGGGGACAACATCCATACCTGGAAAGTCGTCATCAAGGGGCCT GCCGGCACACCAtacgccggcggcaagttTGGGCTCACGGTCGAGTTTGGCGACTCGTTCCCCTTCAAGCCGCCTACT GTGACGTTTTCGACCAAGATCTACCACACGAATGTGGACACGGACGGAAA TATCTGCATTGCGGTTCTCAAGCCCGACGTCTGGAAGCCAGCGACCAAGATCGCGTCGG TCCTCCTGGCGATCCAGGACCTCCTCGACACACCCAACCCAGACGACCCGCTCGTGGCTTCGATC gcGGACCAGTACCGTAACGACCGCAAGGCGTTTGACCAGAAGGCGACGGAGTATACCAAGAAG TACGCTGTTTAG
- the SPBC365.04c_2 gene encoding Ubiquitin-conjugating enzyme E2 4 has translation MSSAGTRRIQKELSELLKTPLEGISVAPNGDNIHTWKVVIKGPAGTPYAGGKFGLTVEFGDSFPFKPPTVGDSSLSHPLTLQVTFSTKIYHTNVDTDGNICIAVLKPDVWKPATKIASVLLAIQDLLDTPNPDDPLVASIADQYRNDRKAFDQKATEYTKKYAV, from the exons aTGTCTTCAGCAGGGACCCGGCGTATCCAGAAG GAGCTGAGCGAGCTGCTCAAGACGCCCCTGGAAGGCATTTCGGTAGCGCCCAACGGGGACAACATCCATACCTGGAAAGTCGTCATCAAGGGGCCT GCCGGCACACCAtacgccggcggcaagttTGGGCTCACGGTCGAGTTTGGCGACTCGTTCCCCTTCAAGCCGCCTACTGTGGGTGACTCTTCCCTCTCGCACCCGCTGACCTTGCAGGTGACGTTTTCGACCAAGATCTACCACACGAATGTGGACACGGACGGAAA TATCTGCATTGCGGTTCTCAAGCCCGACGTCTGGAAGCCAGCGACCAAGATCGCGTCGG TCCTCCTGGCGATCCAGGACCTCCTCGACACACCCAACCCAGACGACCCGCTCGTGGCTTCGATC gcGGACCAGTACCGTAACGACCGCAAGGCGTTTGACCAGAAGGCGACGGAGTATACCAAGAAG TACGCTGTTTAG